From Elaeis guineensis isolate ETL-2024a chromosome 16, EG11, whole genome shotgun sequence, a single genomic window includes:
- the LOC105059053 gene encoding uncharacterized protein: MAPKRQRRVVGTVVKTTRKVVEETLQVSVEGGEGNGDQNDSKESKVVEVEVEVEEKKAQESQTSVTHLEDSQAKEKAEEEKTNKRNKKSKQAPKERAEEPPQRDKKQEKDGRREGKDQEEPPVGEGKQKGGGVVVEGEEKGKKRGRGGKRRRRKRYGGGVEGIGGGYKRYVFRVLKQVHPGMAVSSRAMAVLDGMMIDMFERLADEAARLSQYAGKATLSSREIQDAVRLVLPGELGKHAISEGTKAVSKYMSADHGT, encoded by the coding sequence ATGGCTCCAAAGCGCCAGAGAAGGGTGGTGGGCACCGTCGTGAAGACTACAAGGAAGGTGGTGGAGGAGACCCTCCAGGTCTCGGTCGAGGGTGGAGAAGGGAACGGAGACCAAAACGATTCCAAGGAGTCCAAGGTggtggaggtggaggtggaggtggaaGAAAAGAAAGCACAAGAGTCCCAAACTTCGGTTACCCACTTGGAAGATAGCCAAGCTAAAGAGAAAGCAGAGGAGGAGAAGACCAACAAGAGAAATAAAAAGAGTAAACAAGCTCCCAAAGAGAGAGCAGAGGAACCTCCTCAGAGggataagaaacaagagaaagatggcagaagagaaggaaaagaccAGGAGGAGCCTCCTGTAGGAGAAGGGAAACAAAAGGGAGGAGGAGTAGTAGTagaaggagaagagaaggggaagaagagagggagaggagggaagaggaggagaaggaagaggtaTGGTGGTGGTGTGGAGGGTATTGGAGGAGGGTACAAGAGGTATGTGTTCAGGGTGCTGAAGCAGGTGCACCCAGGGATGGCGGTGTCGTCGAGGGCGATGGCGGTGCTCGACGGAATGATGATCGACATGTTCGAGAGGCTGGCGGACGAGGCGGCACGGCTGTCCCAGTACGCCGGAAAGGCGACCCTCTCATCCAGAGAGATCCAGGATGCAGTGCGCCTGGTGCTACCTGGGGAGCTCGGCAAGCATGCCATCTCTGAGGGGACCAAAGCTGTGTCTAAGTACATGTCAGCTGACCATGGCACCTAG
- the LOC105059052 gene encoding protein RGF1 INDUCIBLE TRANSCRIPTION FACTOR 1, with translation MTMRRVAASLVPPWLEHLLTTPFFFTCPSHSDAARSECNMYCLDCSSSASGGSSGAFCFYCRSDRHSGHRVIQIRRSSYHDVVRVSEIQKALDITGVQTYVINSARVLFLNERPQTRASAKAAASPHTCEICSRSLLDPVRFCSLGCKLVWIKRDGDASFVPKGGGENDEPASESGRAEEDIERLPDRREGSREGSRHVIGFSAPASSSSSSSFPSSRRRKGFPHRAPFGS, from the exons ATGACGATGAGGAGGGTGGCGGCGTCGCTGGTGCCACCGTGGTTGGAGCACCTCCTCACCACACCCTTCTTCTTCACCTGCCCTTCCCATTCCGACGCCGCCAGGAGCGAATGCAACATGTACTGCCTCGACTGCTCCTCCTCCGCCTCCGGCGGCTCCTCTGGCGCCTTCTGCTTCTACTGCCGCTCCGACCGCCACTCCGGCCACCGGGTCATCCAG ATAAGGCGGTCATCGTACCACGACGTGGTGCGGGTGTCGGAGATCCAGAAGGCTCTGGACATCACCGGTGTACAGACGTACGTGATCAACAGCGCGCGCGTGCTCTTCCTCAACGAGCGCCCCCAGACACGCGCGAGCGCCAAGGCCGCCGCCTCCCCCCACACGTGCGAGATCTGCTCCCGCTCCCTCCTCGATCCCGTCCGCTTCTGCTCCCTCGGCTGTAAG TTGGTGTGGATAAAGAGGGATGGGGACGCGAGCTTCGTGCCGAAGGGGGGCGGAGAGAACGATGAGCCCGCGAGCGAGAGCGGGAGGGCGGAGGAGGATATCGAGCGGTTACCGGACCGCAGAGAGGGATCGCGTGAAGGGTCAAGGCACGTCATTGGGTTCTCCGCTCCTGCTTCTTCGTCTTCGTCGTCTTCTTTCCCCAGCTCGAGGCGGCGAAAAGGATTTCCCCACCGCGCCCCTTTTGGCTCCTGA